In one window of Coralliovum pocilloporae DNA:
- a CDS encoding bifunctional 2-C-methyl-D-erythritol 4-phosphate cytidylyltransferase/2-C-methyl-D-erythritol 2,4-cyclodiphosphate synthase, protein MTKVSAIIVASGRGTRFAPGQTNARPKQYHVINGSPVLSWTIRRFMEHSGIDEIQVVINSDDTELYEEAISSLPGTKLKPPVFGGATRQDSVRSGLEALTDAGSDDLVLIHDAARPLVSSDIIDAVLKGLSDHDAVTAAVPVADTMRHGTDDGVLTDAVDRNGLWVVQTPQAFRHSSILEAHRKAAGEGRHDFTDDTLVYQWFGKSVAVVNGARTNLKITREEDMAMVAYHLSGTPMETRVGTGYDVHAFDDGDAVILGGISIPHDRKLKGHSDADVGLHALTDAILGALGDGDIGTHFPPSDPQWKGAASDQFLIDAVRRVSALGGRIIHLDLTLICEAPKIGPHRDAMREQIAGICSLPVHRISVKATTSERLGFTGRREGIAAIGTATLSLPQQDD, encoded by the coding sequence ATGACCAAGGTCTCGGCCATCATTGTCGCCAGCGGACGCGGAACGCGTTTTGCACCTGGGCAAACCAACGCCCGCCCAAAGCAGTATCACGTTATAAACGGTTCTCCGGTTCTGTCCTGGACAATCAGACGCTTTATGGAACACAGCGGTATTGACGAAATTCAGGTTGTGATCAACTCTGATGACACAGAACTCTATGAAGAGGCTATTTCCTCGCTGCCCGGAACCAAGCTGAAGCCTCCCGTCTTTGGCGGCGCTACACGACAGGATTCTGTTCGGTCCGGTCTTGAAGCGCTGACAGATGCTGGTTCAGATGATCTGGTCCTTATCCATGATGCAGCCAGGCCACTTGTCAGCTCTGATATTATTGATGCTGTTCTGAAAGGACTTTCAGACCATGACGCCGTAACAGCGGCTGTTCCCGTTGCAGATACCATGCGACACGGGACAGATGACGGCGTCCTGACTGATGCGGTTGACCGAAACGGCCTGTGGGTTGTCCAGACCCCCCAGGCATTCCGGCACAGCTCCATTCTCGAAGCACACAGAAAAGCGGCTGGAGAAGGTCGCCATGATTTCACGGATGACACTCTGGTCTATCAGTGGTTCGGCAAATCCGTGGCGGTCGTCAACGGAGCGCGCACCAATCTCAAAATCACGCGGGAAGAGGACATGGCAATGGTTGCCTATCATCTGTCAGGTACGCCAATGGAGACGCGGGTCGGCACCGGATATGATGTGCATGCCTTCGATGATGGCGATGCCGTTATCCTGGGCGGTATCAGCATTCCTCACGACAGAAAACTGAAGGGCCATTCAGATGCTGATGTGGGCCTGCACGCTCTGACTGATGCCATTCTGGGCGCTCTGGGTGACGGAGATATCGGCACCCATTTCCCGCCCAGTGATCCACAATGGAAGGGTGCAGCATCCGATCAGTTTCTGATTGATGCGGTACGTCGCGTCTCCGCACTCGGAGGCCGGATCATCCATCTGGATCTGACTCTTATCTGTGAAGCTCCGAAAATCGGACCACACAGAGATGCCATGCGAGAGCAGATTGCCGGGATCTGCAGCCTGCCGGTTCATCGGATCAGCGTCAAGGCAACAACCAGCGAGCGGCTGGGCTTCACCGGACGGCGCGAAGGCATTGCCGCTATCGGCACAGCGACACTGTCCCTGCCCCAGCAGGATGACTGA
- a CDS encoding BMP family ABC transporter substrate-binding protein encodes MRKILGIAAAALALGLGASASLAADKLKIGFIYVGPVGDHGWTYQHNEGRLAIEKKFGDKVETSFVENVSEGPDAERAIERLAREGHDLIFTTSFGFMNPTIKVAKKFPKVKFEHATGYKRAKNVSTYSSRFYEGRYVLGEIAGKMSKTNTIGYIASFPIPEVVRGINAFMLGAQSVNPDMKVKVIWVNSWFDPGKEADAAKALIDQGADIITQHTDSPAPLQVAEERGVYAFGQASDMIKFAPKAQLTAIIDNWNDYYVARTKAVLDGNWASEDVWGGFKDDMVDMAAYTNLPEDVAAAAKDTAAKIESGELHPFKGPIFKQDGTQVIGEGESLDDGTLLGMNWYVKGIDGQLPQ; translated from the coding sequence ATGCGTAAAATTCTCGGCATTGCGGCCGCAGCCCTGGCTTTGGGGCTTGGTGCGTCTGCCTCTCTTGCTGCAGACAAGCTCAAGATTGGCTTTATCTATGTTGGCCCCGTCGGTGATCATGGCTGGACCTACCAGCACAATGAGGGCCGTCTCGCGATCGAGAAGAAGTTTGGCGACAAGGTCGAGACCTCCTTTGTTGAGAATGTCTCTGAAGGCCCGGATGCTGAGCGTGCAATCGAGCGTCTTGCCCGTGAAGGCCATGACCTGATTTTCACCACCTCCTTCGGCTTCATGAACCCGACCATCAAAGTGGCCAAGAAGTTCCCGAAAGTGAAGTTCGAGCATGCGACCGGCTACAAGCGCGCCAAGAACGTTTCGACCTATTCGTCGCGCTTTTATGAGGGCCGTTATGTGCTTGGCGAAATTGCCGGCAAGATGTCTAAAACCAACACAATCGGCTATATCGCGTCTTTCCCGATCCCGGAAGTTGTGCGTGGCATCAACGCCTTCATGCTGGGCGCCCAGTCCGTCAATCCGGACATGAAAGTCAAAGTTATCTGGGTGAACTCCTGGTTTGACCCGGGCAAGGAAGCTGATGCCGCCAAGGCGCTGATTGACCAGGGCGCGGACATTATCACCCAGCACACGGATTCTCCGGCTCCGCTTCAGGTGGCTGAAGAGCGTGGCGTTTATGCGTTCGGTCAGGCGTCTGACATGATCAAGTTTGCACCGAAAGCCCAGCTGACAGCCATTATCGACAACTGGAACGACTACTATGTTGCTCGGACGAAAGCTGTGCTTGATGGCAACTGGGCTTCGGAAGATGTCTGGGGTGGTTTCAAGGACGACATGGTTGACATGGCTGCCTACACGAACCTGCCGGAAGATGTTGCCGCTGCAGCAAAAGACACGGCCGCCAAAATTGAATCCGGTGAACTGCACCCGTTCAAGGGCCCGATCTTCAAGCAGGACGGCACCCAGGTTATCGGTGAAGGTGAGAGCCTTGATGATGGCACGCTGCTCGGCATGAACTGGTATGTCAAAGGGATTGACGGACAGCTGCCGCAGTAA
- a CDS encoding ABC transporter permease, with the protein MASLDVIQAIILTLITASTPLLIAAVGELVAERAGVLNLGVEGMMIVGAVSGFAATLQTGNPYIGILAAILAGVLLSILFGFLTLSLVTNQVATGLSLTLLGLGLAGMLGSSFVGTPGVKLQKLDIPFLSDIPFIGPILFGQDILVYVSFALVALVAYVLFRTRIGLIVRAVGENHTSAHALGYSVIRVRYLAVMFGGGCAGLAGGYLSLAYTSLWVEDMTAGRGWIALALVVFSSWLPGRLLLGAYLFGAVGILQIHVQAAGWPIPSQFLSSLPYLATIVVLVVISRNRAVARTNTPACLGQPFVPDR; encoded by the coding sequence ATGGCCAGTCTTGATGTCATTCAGGCAATTATCCTGACACTGATCACCGCCTCCACGCCGCTTCTGATTGCAGCTGTCGGCGAACTGGTGGCGGAGCGTGCCGGGGTTCTGAACCTCGGGGTCGAGGGCATGATGATTGTGGGAGCCGTTTCAGGCTTTGCTGCAACACTTCAGACCGGAAACCCGTATATAGGTATCCTGGCGGCCATTCTGGCAGGTGTATTGCTGTCCATTCTTTTCGGCTTCCTGACCTTGTCTCTTGTCACCAATCAGGTGGCGACCGGCCTGTCGCTGACTTTGCTGGGGCTCGGTCTGGCTGGGATGCTGGGGAGCAGCTTTGTCGGGACGCCCGGCGTCAAGCTGCAGAAACTCGATATCCCGTTTCTGTCTGATATTCCGTTTATTGGGCCCATTCTGTTTGGCCAGGATATCCTGGTCTATGTGTCCTTTGCGCTCGTGGCACTGGTGGCCTATGTGCTGTTTCGCACCCGAATTGGCCTTATTGTCAGGGCTGTGGGAGAGAACCACACATCCGCGCATGCGCTCGGTTATTCTGTTATCCGCGTTCGTTATCTTGCTGTGATGTTTGGCGGCGGCTGTGCAGGACTGGCCGGCGGATATCTGTCTCTGGCCTATACATCGCTCTGGGTGGAAGACATGACTGCCGGACGCGGATGGATTGCTCTGGCGCTGGTGGTCTTTTCAAGCTGGCTGCCTGGCCGTCTGCTGCTTGGTGCTTATCTCTTCGGTGCGGTTGGTATTCTGCAGATTCATGTTCAGGCAGCGGGCTGGCCGATCCCGTCGCAATTCCTGTCCAGCCTGCCGTATCTTGCAACGATTGTGGTTCTCGTGGTCATATCCAGGAATCGTGCCGTTGCCCGGACCAATACTCCGGCCTGTCTTGGCCAACCTTTCGTACCGGACCGCTGA
- a CDS encoding ABC transporter permease, whose amino-acid sequence MRLELEKRAQHSSLMTVISPLIAIVLTLLFGAILFSLLGINPGKALYLYFIDPLTELWSLEELVVKATPLILIACGLCICYLSNTWNIGAEGQFTVGAITGSILPVMFYDLEGPYILPLMILMGALGGMAYAAIPALLKNRFGANEILTSLMLVYVAGLALDWLVRGPWRDPDGYNFPESRLFSDSAVLPALADGRMHWGAVFAVVAVVVLGVLLAGTLKGFEIKVIGSAPRAGRFAGFSQKRMVLFAFCISGALAGIAGISEVAGSIGQLRPVISPGYGFTAIIVAFLGRLNPIGTLLAGLLLALSYLGGEAAQVSLGISDKTTRVFQGVLLFFVLACDTLILYRIKLVRNSVAQVVSGGTNGQS is encoded by the coding sequence ATGCGGCTTGAACTGGAAAAGCGGGCTCAGCACTCCAGTCTGATGACGGTGATCTCGCCTCTGATCGCGATTGTTCTGACATTGCTGTTCGGAGCAATTCTGTTCTCTTTGCTCGGTATCAATCCGGGCAAGGCGCTCTATCTCTACTTCATTGACCCGCTTACAGAGCTCTGGTCGCTTGAGGAACTGGTGGTGAAGGCAACGCCGTTGATCCTGATCGCCTGTGGGCTCTGTATCTGCTACCTGTCCAATACCTGGAATATCGGAGCGGAAGGCCAGTTTACCGTCGGTGCGATCACCGGGTCCATTCTCCCTGTCATGTTCTATGATCTTGAAGGACCATATATTCTGCCGCTGATGATCCTTATGGGAGCATTGGGCGGGATGGCCTATGCGGCTATACCGGCTCTGTTGAAGAACCGCTTTGGTGCCAATGAAATCCTGACCAGCCTGATGCTTGTCTACGTTGCCGGGCTGGCGCTTGACTGGCTTGTTCGCGGACCCTGGCGAGATCCTGATGGTTACAATTTCCCGGAATCGCGACTGTTCTCTGATTCAGCCGTCCTGCCAGCTCTTGCTGATGGGCGTATGCATTGGGGAGCGGTTTTTGCGGTTGTTGCCGTTGTCGTTCTGGGCGTTCTTCTTGCCGGGACACTGAAAGGCTTTGAGATCAAGGTGATCGGATCGGCACCACGTGCTGGCCGGTTTGCCGGGTTCAGCCAGAAGCGGATGGTTCTCTTTGCTTTCTGTATTTCTGGCGCACTGGCAGGTATTGCCGGGATTTCAGAAGTTGCGGGTTCTATTGGTCAGTTGAGGCCGGTGATTTCTCCCGGCTATGGTTTTACGGCAATTATCGTGGCCTTTCTCGGACGCCTGAACCCGATAGGCACATTGCTGGCCGGGCTCCTTCTGGCTTTGTCTTATCTGGGGGGAGAAGCAGCGCAGGTTTCTCTCGGCATATCCGACAAGACCACAAGGGTTTTCCAGGGCGTTCTGCTGTTCTTTGTTCTCGCCTGCGACACGCTGATCCTTTACCGGATCAAGCTGGTTCGTAATTCGGTGGCTCAGGTTGTTTCAGGAGGCACCAATGGCCAGTCTTGA
- a CDS encoding ABC transporter ATP-binding protein, giving the protein MPETLLRAKQITKTFGDTVANQSVDLSIEPGEIHALLGENGAGKSTLVKIIYGALQPDSGSLYWKDEKVVIPNPAAARELGIGMVFQHFSLFDSLTVAENIALALPKAVSLRELSESIESVSESYGLPLRASSRIADLSVGERQRVEIVRCLLQNPSLIIMDEPTSVLTPQEADQLFETLERLAEEKRAILYISHRLEEVERLCQKATILRHGQFISDCDPSQETPASLARMMVGAEIHTISASPYEFEAPVTRFETSSLCLPQDGPFSIELKNISMAVKSGEVFAIAGIAGNGQSELFDALSGEACIDDNNAVKIDGNAVGNSGIETRRRLGGAFVPEERLGHGAIPGLKLSENIVLTRHGNEDDGITRSGFLSRGNAEMISDRVCRLYDVRKGTPDPEARSLSGGNLQKFVVGREIDHAPGVLIVSQPTWGVDAGAAALIRQALLDLARSGSAVIVISQDLDEIFEIADRIAVIHDGLLSEDMTRNDATREKIGLLMGGIESEGGATDAA; this is encoded by the coding sequence ATGCCGGAAACGCTTCTGCGGGCTAAACAGATCACCAAGACGTTTGGCGATACCGTTGCCAATCAGTCTGTTGATCTCTCTATCGAGCCTGGTGAAATTCACGCACTTCTTGGAGAGAATGGAGCTGGCAAGTCAACTCTTGTGAAAATCATCTATGGTGCGCTGCAGCCGGATTCCGGCTCGCTGTACTGGAAGGATGAGAAGGTCGTCATTCCCAATCCCGCAGCTGCCCGTGAATTGGGCATCGGGATGGTGTTTCAGCATTTTTCCCTGTTCGACTCCCTGACTGTCGCGGAGAATATAGCGCTCGCGCTTCCCAAAGCGGTTTCCTTGCGAGAGCTGAGCGAGTCGATTGAATCTGTATCCGAGAGTTATGGTTTGCCGCTTAGAGCCAGCAGCCGTATCGCCGATCTCTCTGTCGGGGAGCGCCAGAGGGTCGAGATTGTCCGCTGTCTTTTGCAGAATCCGTCCCTCATCATCATGGACGAACCGACGTCTGTCCTGACACCTCAGGAAGCTGACCAGCTGTTTGAAACACTTGAGCGGCTGGCAGAAGAAAAACGCGCAATTCTCTATATCAGTCATCGGTTGGAGGAAGTGGAACGTCTGTGTCAGAAGGCAACGATCCTTCGCCATGGGCAGTTTATTTCAGATTGCGATCCGTCTCAGGAGACGCCGGCCAGTCTGGCACGCATGATGGTGGGAGCGGAGATCCACACGATTTCAGCATCTCCTTATGAGTTTGAGGCACCTGTAACGCGGTTTGAGACAAGCTCACTTTGCCTGCCGCAGGATGGTCCGTTCTCCATAGAGCTGAAGAACATTTCCATGGCCGTCAAATCGGGTGAAGTTTTTGCTATCGCAGGCATTGCCGGAAATGGTCAGTCCGAACTGTTTGACGCGCTTTCAGGCGAGGCCTGTATTGATGACAACAATGCCGTGAAGATTGATGGCAATGCTGTCGGCAATTCGGGCATTGAAACACGCCGTCGACTTGGTGGTGCCTTTGTTCCTGAAGAACGTCTGGGGCACGGGGCTATTCCTGGCTTGAAGCTGTCGGAAAATATTGTCCTGACACGTCATGGCAATGAAGATGACGGAATCACGCGGAGTGGCTTTCTGTCTCGCGGCAATGCGGAGATGATCTCGGATCGTGTCTGTCGCCTCTATGATGTGAGAAAAGGCACGCCAGACCCGGAAGCGCGGTCTCTGTCAGGCGGCAATCTGCAGAAATTTGTCGTTGGACGCGAGATCGATCATGCGCCAGGCGTGCTGATTGTCAGTCAGCCGACCTGGGGTGTGGATGCCGGAGCTGCGGCTCTTATCCGCCAGGCGCTGCTTGATCTGGCTCGTTCCGGTTCTGCAGTCATCGTCATCTCGCAGGATCTGGATGAGATTTTTGAGATCGCAGATCGTATTGCTGTCATCCATGACGGCCTGCTGTCAGAGGATATGACACGCAATGACGCCACACGTGAAAAGATCGGCCTTCTGATGGGCGGTATTGAATCAGAGGGAGGTGCCACTGATGCGGCTTGA
- a CDS encoding amino acid synthesis family protein — protein sequence MPVEIRRTLLTIQTTHIEGGKPVAVPTKLIAAMAIVKNPWYGRGFVENLRPEIREAGPVLGKLLTEMILDVTGGTVEGYGKASIVGMGGELEHAQALTHTLWFGNQYRDAVNAKSYLAFTNSRGAAGCSLMIPLMDKDDGGRRSHYQTIHTAVQDAPADDEIVVALGASLGGHPHHRIGDRYEDLREMGYDVDNPAGV from the coding sequence ATGCCTGTTGAAATTCGCAGGACGCTTCTGACGATCCAGACGACCCATATTGAGGGTGGTAAACCCGTTGCTGTTCCAACCAAACTGATCGCGGCGATGGCGATTGTCAAAAACCCCTGGTATGGCCGTGGTTTTGTTGAGAACCTGCGCCCGGAAATCAGAGAAGCAGGGCCGGTTCTTGGCAAGCTTTTGACCGAGATGATCCTGGATGTGACAGGTGGCACGGTTGAGGGATACGGCAAGGCCTCGATTGTCGGAATGGGCGGCGAGCTGGAGCATGCTCAAGCTTTGACCCATACGCTCTGGTTCGGCAATCAATATCGCGACGCCGTGAATGCCAAGTCCTATCTTGCGTTCACAAATTCCCGTGGTGCCGCCGGATGTTCCCTGATGATCCCGCTTATGGACAAGGATGACGGTGGCCGACGGTCACATTATCAGACGATCCATACAGCCGTTCAGGACGCACCAGCGGATGATGAGATTGTTGTGGCCCTCGGTGCATCGCTTGGCGGCCATCCTCATCACCGGATAGGTGACCGGTATGAGGATCTTCGCGAGATGGGGTACGATGTGGACAATCCCGCCGGGGTTTAG
- a CDS encoding LLM class flavin-dependent oxidoreductase: protein MKFHIAINLERMDDSQDMAAVRDHTLEMVQMADEVGFEIAWAAEHHAIEMTIAPNPFQIMTWWAANTKTIRLGAGVANAAYWHPINLAGEAAMLDLMSHGRLEFGLGSGAYQREFDRMKPGLDQKDGWRYMQEMLPLVRKLWQGDVEHDGEYWQFPKATSCPKPVQEDVPVWVAARAPITFDYAVENDCNIMSWPLTLPFSEAEEYRQRLNDSITRSGKPYEGTWAMMRHTAVYETEADRQAALDAARQVLAMFGNLMMKAGDVTNGFPEKVPLEKLDGNVRVDPEMLEQNLMFGDPDQVIAKLKRYQAIGVDAFIYYASMGLGMEEQKRSLRTFIDKVMPEFS from the coding sequence ATGAAGTTTCACATTGCTATCAATCTTGAACGGATGGATGACAGCCAGGATATGGCCGCTGTGCGTGACCATACTCTTGAGATGGTGCAGATGGCGGATGAGGTCGGTTTTGAGATTGCCTGGGCTGCGGAGCATCATGCCATTGAGATGACGATTGCGCCGAACCCGTTCCAGATCATGACCTGGTGGGCAGCGAATACAAAGACTATCCGGCTCGGGGCAGGGGTGGCCAATGCGGCCTATTGGCATCCTATCAACCTAGCTGGCGAAGCGGCCATGCTGGACCTGATGAGCCATGGGCGTCTTGAATTCGGGCTTGGCTCAGGAGCCTATCAGCGGGAATTCGACCGGATGAAGCCCGGCCTCGACCAGAAAGATGGCTGGCGTTACATGCAGGAAATGCTACCGCTTGTCAGGAAGCTCTGGCAAGGGGATGTGGAGCATGATGGTGAATACTGGCAGTTCCCGAAAGCGACATCCTGCCCGAAACCGGTTCAGGAGGACGTGCCTGTCTGGGTTGCCGCCCGTGCGCCGATTACATTTGATTATGCCGTAGAGAATGACTGCAACATTATGAGCTGGCCACTCACCCTGCCGTTTTCAGAGGCTGAAGAATATCGGCAGCGGCTCAATGACTCGATTACCAGGAGCGGCAAGCCTTATGAAGGCACTTGGGCCATGATGCGCCATACCGCTGTCTATGAGACAGAGGCGGACCGTCAGGCGGCCTTGGATGCGGCGCGTCAGGTCTTGGCCATGTTTGGAAACCTGATGATGAAAGCAGGCGATGTCACCAATGGCTTTCCGGAAAAGGTGCCATTGGAGAAACTGGACGGCAATGTCCGGGTCGACCCTGAAATGCTCGAACAGAATCTGATGTTTGGTGACCCAGATCAGGTGATTGCCAAGCTGAAACGTTATCAGGCCATCGGGGTGGATGCGTTCATCTACTACGCTAGCATGGGGCTGGGGATGGAAGAGCAGAAGCGGTCTCTGCGAACCTTTATTGACAAGGTGATGCCGGAGTTCTCCTAA
- a CDS encoding aldehyde dehydrogenase: protein MTELKTYDMLIDGAWVQASDGALFDSINPATGENWARIPEATAEDVDRAVRAADRAMSSGPWKSMSPTERGRCLRRLADLLVDHSEDLGRIETLDTGKMFKETRWQAKYISEFYQFYAGCADKIHGETLPIDKPDLFVFTKREPIGVIAAVVPWNSQLFLSAVKIGPALAAGNAVVLKASEHASAAMLEFGKLIAEAGIPDGVVNIVTGHGDPCGKALTSHPLVARVAFTGGPSAARHVLYNSAENFAEVSLELGGKSPVIVFDDADVESAVNGAVGGIFGASGQSCVAGSRLILHEDIADTFLEKMAAVAASVRIGDPMAEETDMGPLCTSGQMETVEREVAHALSEGGRLVCGGKRADAGSAFFYEPTIIDCPSPDLRIVDTELFGPVVSVLRFRTEEEAVALANETKYGLAAGIFTRDSARSLRMSDAVKAGIVWVNTYRVISPVAAFGGMKHSGYGRESGFQAVYDYTRPKTVWMNTSDTPLGSQFVSR, encoded by the coding sequence ATGACTGAGCTCAAGACCTATGACATGCTGATTGATGGGGCCTGGGTGCAGGCCTCTGATGGCGCTCTGTTTGACAGTATCAACCCGGCAACCGGCGAGAACTGGGCCCGGATACCAGAGGCGACCGCTGAAGACGTGGACCGTGCGGTCAGGGCTGCTGACAGAGCTATGTCATCCGGTCCCTGGAAGAGTATGTCACCCACAGAGCGGGGCCGTTGTCTTCGTCGTCTTGCAGACCTGCTGGTTGATCATTCAGAAGATCTCGGGCGGATTGAGACGCTCGATACCGGCAAGATGTTCAAGGAAACCCGCTGGCAGGCGAAATATATCTCGGAATTCTATCAGTTTTATGCGGGGTGCGCCGACAAGATCCATGGTGAAACCCTGCCGATTGACAAGCCCGACCTGTTTGTTTTCACAAAGCGGGAGCCTATTGGTGTGATCGCGGCTGTGGTGCCGTGGAATTCCCAGCTGTTTTTGTCTGCCGTTAAAATCGGGCCTGCGCTGGCGGCGGGGAATGCGGTGGTGCTCAAGGCTTCGGAACATGCATCTGCGGCCATGCTGGAATTTGGCAAGCTGATTGCTGAGGCCGGAATTCCCGATGGCGTGGTCAATATTGTCACCGGACACGGAGATCCATGCGGCAAGGCCCTGACCAGTCACCCGCTGGTGGCGCGTGTGGCCTTCACAGGTGGTCCATCTGCAGCTCGGCATGTCCTTTATAATTCTGCCGAGAACTTTGCCGAAGTTTCTCTCGAACTTGGTGGAAAGTCACCGGTTATTGTGTTCGATGACGCTGATGTTGAAAGCGCCGTGAACGGAGCTGTTGGCGGTATCTTCGGTGCATCCGGCCAGAGTTGCGTCGCCGGGTCGAGACTGATCCTCCACGAGGATATAGCCGATACGTTTCTTGAAAAGATGGCGGCTGTCGCCGCAAGTGTCCGCATTGGTGACCCGATGGCGGAAGAGACTGACATGGGGCCGCTTTGTACATCCGGGCAGATGGAAACCGTCGAGCGGGAAGTGGCGCATGCTTTGTCTGAAGGCGGCAGGCTTGTTTGCGGTGGCAAGAGAGCTGATGCGGGCAGTGCGTTCTTCTATGAGCCGACCATTATTGATTGTCCGAGCCCGGATTTACGCATTGTGGATACGGAGCTGTTTGGCCCCGTTGTCAGCGTGCTGCGGTTCAGGACCGAAGAAGAAGCCGTGGCTTTGGCCAATGAGACGAAATATGGCTTGGCTGCGGGTATATTCACCCGGGACAGCGCCCGTTCTCTTCGGATGTCTGATGCGGTGAAGGCGGGGATCGTCTGGGTCAACACTTATCGCGTGATTTCACCTGTTGCAGCCTTTGGGGGCATGAAACATTCGGGTTATGGCCGCGAAAGCGGGTTTCAGGCGGTTTACGACTACACCAGACCGAAGACGGTCTGGATGAACACCTCTGATACGCCTCTTGGCAGTCAGTTTGTCTCGCGCTGA
- a CDS encoding flavin reductase family protein, giving the protein MTIHVEPSGETVLRADFIKAMRRVISSVTVVTTDGPSGRFGATVSAFSSVSADPPMVLVCLHKEPSVARAVEQNGVFNVNILPETASAIANRFAGLDDDRVSDRFSGVSCSGQPPAIDHATVFICSVDRVLDAGSHLVVFGRVDGVRDASVDPLAYFDGAYRRVMPVEQAKEEQASDD; this is encoded by the coding sequence ATGACAATTCATGTGGAGCCGTCCGGTGAGACGGTATTGAGAGCGGATTTCATCAAGGCCATGCGCCGGGTGATCTCATCGGTGACTGTGGTCACGACAGATGGCCCGTCAGGGCGCTTTGGCGCAACCGTCAGTGCGTTCTCGTCTGTCTCTGCTGACCCGCCGATGGTTCTGGTCTGCCTGCACAAAGAGCCGTCCGTGGCGAGAGCCGTGGAGCAGAACGGCGTATTCAACGTCAATATTCTGCCGGAGACGGCCAGTGCCATCGCCAACCGGTTTGCAGGTCTTGATGATGATCGTGTTTCAGACCGGTTTAGCGGTGTTTCCTGTTCAGGCCAACCACCGGCCATTGACCATGCAACCGTGTTTATCTGCTCTGTAGACCGTGTTCTCGATGCGGGTAGCCATCTGGTTGTGTTTGGTCGTGTGGACGGGGTGCGTGATGCTTCTGTGGACCCGTTGGCTTATTTTGACGGGGCTTATCGTCGAGTGATGCCTGTGGAGCAGGCTAAAGAGGAACAGGCCAGCGATGACTGA
- a CDS encoding LysR family transcriptional regulator translates to MNITSLQTFIAIVETGSLVRASERLNVTQSTVTARLKTLEQDLGQTVLNRQKSGITLTPAGTKLLRYARVMTGLWRQAKLEAGLPAGTHSVCNFGCHRELWYGPGKQFFDLAAERHPDMALSVYQGNGHDLEDWLASGHVDVIMTYEPVARSRQSIHPLPAQELVLYSDQEGARIVGETEYVFVDHGEDYRRWHGEIYFDAGTSRATFDSSLWAIDYLLKNGGSAYLPALIVDQHPARSRLHQVNNAERYRRTAYLVASETAVANWPWFTPFLEELQRNRTHGF, encoded by the coding sequence ATGAACATCACTTCGCTTCAGACCTTCATCGCCATTGTAGAAACGGGTTCGCTCGTCCGCGCTTCCGAGCGCCTCAATGTGACACAATCAACCGTCACGGCCCGCTTGAAAACCTTGGAGCAGGATCTTGGGCAGACTGTGCTCAACCGGCAGAAATCCGGCATCACGCTCACACCGGCGGGAACCAAATTGCTCCGCTATGCCCGGGTCATGACGGGCCTGTGGCGTCAGGCCAAACTTGAGGCAGGTCTTCCGGCAGGCACACATTCAGTGTGTAATTTCGGATGCCATCGGGAGCTCTGGTACGGTCCGGGGAAACAATTCTTTGACCTTGCTGCAGAACGACATCCGGACATGGCACTATCGGTCTATCAGGGCAATGGCCATGATCTGGAAGACTGGCTCGCATCAGGTCATGTGGATGTGATCATGACCTATGAACCGGTCGCCCGCAGCCGCCAGTCCATCCACCCCCTGCCAGCGCAGGAACTGGTTCTCTATTCAGATCAAGAGGGAGCCCGGATCGTTGGCGAGACAGAATATGTCTTTGTTGATCACGGCGAGGATTACAGACGCTGGCATGGAGAGATCTATTTCGATGCAGGCACATCCCGCGCTACATTTGACAGCTCACTATGGGCGATCGACTATTTGCTGAAAAACGGCGGGTCAGCCTATCTGCCAGCACTCATCGTAGATCAACATCCCGCGCGCAGCAGACTTCATCAGGTCAATAATGCAGAGCGCTACAGAAGGACTGCCTATCTGGTTGCCAGCGAAACAGCCGTTGCCAACTGGCCCTGGTTCACCCCGTTTCTTGAAGAATTGCAACGGAATCGTACTCACGGGTTTTAG